The genomic region ATTTACTTTTCGCTCTTAAGTTCCTTTTTAATCCTCTCTTGTGCTACCTATAAGGCTCAATATGCCGATGCCGAACACAAGAACACATACCCAGAAGACAAAGAGCTCGAAAGAAGATTTTATTTAATTGGAGACGCTGGTTATTCCCCTGTTGGTGGTGTTGAACCAGGCTTGACAGCTTTTTCCCAAGCGGTAAAAAATGGCACTTCTAAAGATTTTGCAATTTTTTTAGGGGATAATATCTACCCCGATGGCATGCCGCCAAAGAACGAAAAAGACCGTAAAGCCAGCGAATATAGGCTGGATACCCAACTACAAACCATAAAAGATTTTAGAGGCAGGACGCTTTTTATCCCAGGAAATCACGATTGGTACAACGAAGGAGTAAAAGGAATCGAAAGGGAAGAAGACTATATTGAAGACTTTTTAGAGGTAAAAAAAGGATTGATGCCCAGTGACGCCTGCGGATTGGATGATGTAGAAATTTCGGACGATGTGTATCTTATCTTAATCGATTCGCAATGGTATTTGGAAGATTGGGACCGTCATCCCACCATTAACGACGATTGTGAAATTAAAACCCGGGAAAAGTTCTTTATAGAATTTGAAGGCATGCTGAAAAAAAATGAAGGCAAAACCGTTATTGTTGCCATTCATCATCCATTGATCACCTACGGTACGCATGGCGGTCATTTTGCTGCAGAAAAGCAACTATTCCCAACCCAAAAAAAGATTCCGCTTCCAGGGGTGGCCTCATTAGTAAATCACGTAAGAAAATCTGGAGGGGTTTCCATTCAAGACGCTCAAAACGAAAGGTATAAGGAATTGTCTAAAAGATTGCAATCGCTCGCTTTGGAAGCTCCTGCCAATGTAATTTTTGTATCGGGACACGAGCATTCTTTACAGTACATAGAAAAGGAAAGTATTAAACAAGTGGTTTCGGGTGCGGGCTCTAAATCTTCCGCGGCCCGATTAACTGGAGATGCCCTTTTTACCTATGGATCTCAAGGATTCGCAACCCTCGATGTTTTTAAGGATGGATCTTCTTGGGTACGTTTTTATACGGAAGAAAATGGAGAGCCCCTATTGGCATACGAAAAAGAGGTCTACCCTAAAGATGAAAAAATTAAAGTGGAATATTTGCCCACTAAATTCCCAGAGTCCGTAGAAACTTCTGTTTATACCAAAGAAGAAACGGAGGTTTCTAATGCATATTCTTCCTTTTGGGGAGAACACTACCGTAAAGATTACGGCACTAAGATAAATGCAAAAGTAGCTTTGCTGGATACCTTGTATGGAGGCTTAACCCCCATCCGGATGGGAGGCGGTCATCAAACTAAAACCTTGCGATTGGTAGACAAAGACGGTCGGGAATTTAACATGCGGGCCTTGAAAAAAAGTGCTGTACAATTCTTACAAAGTGTAGTGCTTAAAGACAAGGTTTTGGCTACTGAAGATCTCACACAAACCCTCCCAGAGGATATTTTACTCGATTTTTACACCTCCGCTTACCCTTATGCAGCTTACCCGATTCCATTGATGTCGGATGCGATAGGAATTTACCACACCAACCCTCAACTTTTTTATATTCCAAAACAAGAGGGGCTCGGCAAATACAACGATGAATACGGAGATGAACTATATATGATCGAAGAGCGGCCAGCCGATGAACACGATAACCAGAAGAGTTTTGGATACAGCAAAAATATTGAAAGTACCGATGATTTTTACGAAAAACTCAGGGAAGACGAGAAATACCGTTTAGATGAAAATAGTTATGTAAGAAATAGGTTGTTTGATATGCTCATTGGAGATTGGGACCGACACACCGACCAGTGGAGATGGGCAGAATTTGAAACAGAGGAAGGCATTACTTTCAAACCAATTCCGCGGGATCGTGATCAAGCTTTTTCCGACTTCGATGGTGCATTCTTAAGTTCGATTAGAACCCTCGTTGCGCCCGCTAAAATGATGCAACGCTACGAACCCGAACTTAAAAACCTGGAATGGTTCAATACAGAACCAATGCCAATGGACCGTATTCTACTTCAAAACAGCACTAAAGAAGATTGGATCTCTGAAGCAAAGTTCATTCAAGAAAATCTAACCGATGAAGTTATCGAAGAAGCGTTTAAAAATGTTCCTGCGGAAGTGCAAAATGAAAATCTGGAAAAAATAAAATCAGTTTTAAAGGAAAGAAAAAAGCTGCTTACCGATATTGCTTCAAACTATTATAAAGTACTCAATAAATTGGCTGTTTTAACAGGAACCGATAAGGATGATTTTATAGAGGTAACCCGTTCTGGAGAAAACCAAACCAATGTTAAGATCTATCGTATTAAAGATGGTGAAAAAGCAGATTTGATGGTAGACAAAACCTTCAGCAAAGATATCACCAACGAAATTTGGATCTATGGTTTGGACGATAAAGATGTATTTGAAGTCAACGGAAAAAGCAAAAAAAATATTCTGGTAAGGCTCATTGGCGGACAAAACAACGATACTTTTAGAATTAATGAAGGTAAAAAAGTACGTCTGTACGATTACAAATCTAAGAAAAATACTATTGAAGTAAATAACAGTGCCAAAGAGCGGTTTACTGATATTTACGAGAATAATATTTTTGTGTACAACAAAGATAAATATTCCACATACACCTTAGTTCCCGGCGTTGGTTTTAATCCAGATGCAGGTGCTATCTTAGGGATAAATTATACCAACACCGTATATGGTTTTGAAAAAGATCCTTTTTCTACACAACACAGGTTTGCTGCACGTTACCACTTTGCAACGAATGGTATTGAAGTAAAATATGATGGTGAAGCCGCTGGTATATTCAATGGATTTAATTTTGCATTTGGGGGGCAATTTAACACTCCTACTTTTGCGCGTAATTTCTTTGGTTTTGGAAATGAAACGGAAAATAGGGAAGACGATTTGGGAAGGGATTATTATCGGGTAAACTTATCGGATGCTATTGGCTATGCCGGAATAGTAAGAAGATCGCCTTACGGAAGCAATTTTTCTGCAAAACTTATTTTTCAAGGGGCAGAAGTGGATGATGTGGACGATCGTTTTATCACGGATTTAAACAATCCTGAAGAATTCTATGACTGGAAGTTTTTTACCACCTTAGAACTGGGCTATAATTATGAAAGTTACGACTTGGACATCAATCCCAGTCGTGGGATGATTTTCGATGTAAAAACCGGTTATACTTTAGGTGTTTCTGGTTCTGAAGCCAGTTTTGGGTTCTTAAAACCTCAACTCGGTTTTTACAATAGGCTCTCCAAAGACCATAAACTGGTTTTAAAGACCAATGTGCAGAGCCACTTGAACTTTGGAGATGATTTTGAGTTCTACCAAGCGCCATTCCTAGGTGGAAATAGTGGGCTAAGAGGATACCGCATTAACCGATTTACTGGAAAAAATAGTTTGGTTTTCAATGGGGATGTGCGCTACACTTTCAATTCTTTTAAAACCAGATTGCTCCCACTGCAAATTGGAGTTTATGGCGGTGCCGATGCCGGTCGCGTTTGGGTAAAAGATGACACCTCTGGAAAATGGCATAATTCCTTTGGCGGTGGTGTTTATGTAATCGGCAGCCGACTAATAAGTCTAGACCTGGCCTACTTTAACTCGGTTGAAGGCAACAGATTTTCATTTAAATTAGGTGTAAGTTTTTAAATTATTTGGCTCATATTTAGTATTACGGGCGATGAAAACGTATGTTATCGATTCATAGAGCATCCTTTCATTTCTTTTGTTCGCCCAAAAGAAACGAAACAAAGAAAAAGGCGCCTTATCCCATGAATTTTTTCGACCATGAAGTCGAAAAACCGCAATCAAAACTCCGCGTCGCTGTCCTCCTGCTCTCGGAGCTTTTGATCACTATTCTAAGGATAAGGATTTTTTTAAGTTTAATTCCAATACTATTTTAAACTAGAGCTAATTTTGTTTTCGTGTGAAGAACAACCTTACGGTAACAAATAAAACACTTTCCTTAAAGCGTACTCTTTTGCTGCTCATAAAATGCATCTGCCTGCAGTTGCATAATTTCCCTTGCGCGTTTCCTTTTGTATTGGTAAAGCTCCTCTTCGGTTGTAAGTTCTTCGTAAACCTTATCATTTATCAGGGCATCTGCAGCTAGTTGTTGCTTGCGTTGGTATTCTTTTTGATCTGCCCAACTGCGCACGGTATTCTCTGCATCTTCCAGTTTTATATCGTACTCCCCTTTTGGGGCCAACAACTTAGAAATAATGGGAGCCGTTTCAATAGCCAAAAAAAGTAAAAAGATAAAAAGTGATGGCAGCCATGGAAGTTTGTCCAAAGCGTTTACCCTTGCCATAAGTCCGTCGAAACCGTCTATAGTGGGTTGTGTATTCTCCACTTTGGCAAGCTGCGTATTTTTAAGCGTATTTATTTCATTCTCAACCTCCAATATTTTTGCATTGTTACGTGTTTTTA from Galbibacter sp. BG1 harbors:
- a CDS encoding BamA/TamA family outer membrane protein, which encodes MIKKNIYFSLLSSFLILSCATYKAQYADAEHKNTYPEDKELERRFYLIGDAGYSPVGGVEPGLTAFSQAVKNGTSKDFAIFLGDNIYPDGMPPKNEKDRKASEYRLDTQLQTIKDFRGRTLFIPGNHDWYNEGVKGIEREEDYIEDFLEVKKGLMPSDACGLDDVEISDDVYLILIDSQWYLEDWDRHPTINDDCEIKTREKFFIEFEGMLKKNEGKTVIVAIHHPLITYGTHGGHFAAEKQLFPTQKKIPLPGVASLVNHVRKSGGVSIQDAQNERYKELSKRLQSLALEAPANVIFVSGHEHSLQYIEKESIKQVVSGAGSKSSAARLTGDALFTYGSQGFATLDVFKDGSSWVRFYTEENGEPLLAYEKEVYPKDEKIKVEYLPTKFPESVETSVYTKEETEVSNAYSSFWGEHYRKDYGTKINAKVALLDTLYGGLTPIRMGGGHQTKTLRLVDKDGREFNMRALKKSAVQFLQSVVLKDKVLATEDLTQTLPEDILLDFYTSAYPYAAYPIPLMSDAIGIYHTNPQLFYIPKQEGLGKYNDEYGDELYMIEERPADEHDNQKSFGYSKNIESTDDFYEKLREDEKYRLDENSYVRNRLFDMLIGDWDRHTDQWRWAEFETEEGITFKPIPRDRDQAFSDFDGAFLSSIRTLVAPAKMMQRYEPELKNLEWFNTEPMPMDRILLQNSTKEDWISEAKFIQENLTDEVIEEAFKNVPAEVQNENLEKIKSVLKERKKLLTDIASNYYKVLNKLAVLTGTDKDDFIEVTRSGENQTNVKIYRIKDGEKADLMVDKTFSKDITNEIWIYGLDDKDVFEVNGKSKKNILVRLIGGQNNDTFRINEGKKVRLYDYKSKKNTIEVNNSAKERFTDIYENNIFVYNKDKYSTYTLVPGVGFNPDAGAILGINYTNTVYGFEKDPFSTQHRFAARYHFATNGIEVKYDGEAAGIFNGFNFAFGGQFNTPTFARNFFGFGNETENREDDLGRDYYRVNLSDAIGYAGIVRRSPYGSNFSAKLIFQGAEVDDVDDRFITDLNNPEEFYDWKFFTTLELGYNYESYDLDINPSRGMIFDVKTGYTLGVSGSEASFGFLKPQLGFYNRLSKDHKLVLKTNVQSHLNFGDDFEFYQAPFLGGNSGLRGYRINRFTGKNSLVFNGDVRYTFNSFKTRLLPLQIGVYGGADAGRVWVKDDTSGKWHNSFGGGVYVIGSRLISLDLAYFNSVEGNRFSFKLGVSF